A single genomic interval of Rhodopseudomonas palustris harbors:
- a CDS encoding head-tail connector protein has product MPMLLLAGPAAEPWTVTDLKSFLRVEHDADDAVIASLLTAARAQIEASTCKMLLAQRWRLVLDAWPRDGRILLRGGPLRALIAVRTYDERGYTHGLDLDSFVLDLAGGVIASPPWALPEPGRAIAGIELDLELGYGTAPDDVPPPLRHAVRTLAAQWYDNRGGAAGAALLPGGVAAMIAGYRAVAL; this is encoded by the coding sequence ATGCCGATGCTGCTGCTGGCCGGGCCGGCCGCCGAGCCGTGGACCGTCACTGATCTGAAGAGCTTCCTGCGCGTCGAGCACGACGCCGACGACGCGGTGATCGCCTCGCTGCTGACGGCAGCGCGCGCCCAGATCGAGGCGAGTACCTGCAAGATGCTGCTGGCGCAGCGCTGGCGGCTGGTGCTGGATGCCTGGCCGCGCGACGGCCGCATCTTGCTGCGCGGCGGCCCGCTGCGAGCGCTGATCGCGGTGCGGACCTATGACGAGCGCGGCTACACGCATGGCCTCGATCTCGACAGCTTCGTGCTCGACCTCGCCGGCGGCGTGATCGCGTCGCCGCCCTGGGCGCTGCCGGAGCCGGGGCGGGCCATCGCCGGCATCGAGCTTGACCTCGAGCTCGGCTACGGCACCGCGCCCGACGATGTCCCGCCGCCGCTGCGCCATGCGGTGCGGACGCTGGCGGCGCAGTGGTACGACAATCGCGGCGGCGCTGCCGGCGCTGCGTTGCTGCCGGGTGGCGTCGCCGCGATGATCGCCGGCTATCGCGCGGTGGCGCTGTGA
- a CDS encoding head-tail adaptor protein translates to MIDPGRLNRRLTLLAPVETDDGQGGVVRSFAAQAVLWASVVPLAAREGVAADDSRAVLRAKITLRAGVALSRAHRLADGDSVYRIIAWRSRARGALLEIDAETEQT, encoded by the coding sequence GTGATCGATCCCGGCCGCCTCAACCGCCGGCTGACGCTGCTGGCACCGGTCGAGACCGACGACGGGCAGGGCGGCGTGGTGCGGAGTTTTGCGGCGCAGGCGGTGCTGTGGGCCAGCGTCGTGCCGCTCGCGGCGCGCGAAGGCGTCGCGGCTGATGATAGCCGCGCCGTGCTGCGCGCAAAAATCACGCTGCGCGCCGGGGTGGCGCTGTCGCGCGCGCACCGGCTCGCCGATGGCGACAGTGTGTATCGCATCATCGCCTGGCGCAGCCGCGCGCGCGGCGCGCTGCTCGAAATCGACGCCGAGACGGAGCAGACATGA
- a CDS encoding DUF3168 domain-containing protein → MTPASVALRAAIHHALTSDTALLAALGGPRIYDEPPREPAFPFVTLGEARISDVSADDAPTQEHQLTLHAWSRQGGHKEAHLITGALLQALDDAPLAPSGHRLVNLRFALADIRREPDGRTYHALVRFRAVTEPIS, encoded by the coding sequence ATGACCCCTGCCAGCGTTGCGCTGCGCGCGGCGATCCACCACGCGCTCACCAGCGACACCGCGTTGCTCGCCGCGCTCGGCGGGCCGCGGATCTATGACGAGCCGCCACGCGAGCCGGCGTTTCCGTTCGTCACGCTCGGCGAAGCGCGGATCAGCGATGTCTCCGCCGACGATGCGCCGACCCAGGAGCATCAGCTGACACTGCACGCTTGGTCGCGGCAGGGCGGCCACAAGGAGGCGCACCTCATCACCGGCGCGCTGCTGCAGGCGCTGGATGATGCGCCGCTCGCCCCGTCCGGCCATCGCCTGGTCAATCTGCGGTTCGCGCTCGCCGACATCCGCCGCGAGCCCGACGGCCGCACCTATCACGCCTTGGTGCGATTTCGCGCCGTCACCGAACCCATTAGTTAG
- a CDS encoding phage major tail protein, TP901-1 family, which translates to MGAQKGKDLLIKIHDGTSYVTVAGLRSRKIAFNAELVDITHAESADRWRELLAGAGVRRASISGRGLFKDAGSDALVRSAFFSGLISDCQVVVPDFGSITGPFQIASLEFAGEHNGEVTFDLTLESAGALGFVAI; encoded by the coding sequence ATGGGCGCACAAAAGGGCAAGGATCTGCTCATCAAGATCCACGATGGCACGAGCTACGTCACCGTCGCCGGCTTGCGCAGCCGCAAGATCGCGTTCAACGCCGAGCTGGTCGATATCACCCACGCCGAATCCGCCGACCGCTGGCGCGAGCTTTTGGCCGGCGCCGGCGTTCGCCGCGCCTCGATCTCCGGCCGCGGCCTGTTCAAGGATGCGGGCTCCGACGCGCTGGTGCGAAGTGCGTTCTTCAGCGGGCTGATCAGCGACTGCCAGGTGGTGGTGCCGGATTTCGGCAGCATCACCGGGCCGTTCCAGATCGCCAGCCTCGAATTCGCCGGCGAGCACAACGGCGAAGTCACCTTCGACCTGACGCTGGAGAGCGCCGGCGCGCTCGGCTTCGTCGCCATCTAG
- a CDS encoding gene transfer agent family protein: MANRHRGEIEAELGGQTRTLVLTLGALAELEAAFAATDLVALAQRFGSGHLSARDLVRIIAAGLRGAGEAVRDDEVAAMTVKGGAAGYASIAAELLAATFGEAAA; this comes from the coding sequence ATGGCCAACAGACATCGCGGCGAAATCGAAGCCGAACTCGGCGGCCAGACCCGCACGCTGGTGCTGACGCTCGGCGCGCTCGCCGAACTCGAAGCCGCGTTCGCCGCCACTGATCTCGTCGCACTCGCGCAGCGCTTCGGCAGCGGGCATCTGTCGGCGCGCGATCTGGTCCGGATCATCGCCGCGGGCCTGCGCGGCGCCGGCGAGGCGGTGCGCGACGACGAGGTCGCGGCGATGACGGTGAAGGGCGGTGCCGCCGGCTATGCCAGCATCGCGGCCGAGTTGTTAGCAGCGACGTTCGGCGAGGCGGCGGCGTGA
- a CDS encoding rcc01693 family protein — protein sequence MTPFPWAEAMQLGLGVLRLPPDQFWRMTPRELAAAIAGLRGGATAPLDRAALDELMRRYPDQRGPTR from the coding sequence GTGACGCCGTTTCCGTGGGCGGAGGCGATGCAGCTCGGCCTCGGTGTGCTGCGGCTGCCGCCCGATCAGTTCTGGCGGATGACGCCGCGCGAACTCGCCGCCGCGATCGCCGGCCTGCGCGGCGGCGCGACGGCGCCGCTCGACCGCGCCGCGCTCGACGAGCTGATGCGGCGCTATCCGGATCAACGAGGACCGACGCGATGA
- a CDS encoding phage tail tape measure protein has product MTGSGTGEGCDCACVDDTTQKVDQLTTKTQALSSEAKGFARAMTSAFAQSVTGGKQFEDVLKSLALKVSDLALKAALKPLTTSLATGFDSLFSGLFGGSLVKNADGAIKPFATGGVIGTPTYFPMLGGGVGLAGEAGPEAILPLARGADGRLGVASSGGATTVNIQIATPDADSFRRSETYLTGQIARAVARGQRGL; this is encoded by the coding sequence ATGACCGGCAGCGGCACTGGCGAAGGCTGCGACTGTGCGTGCGTCGACGACACCACGCAGAAGGTCGACCAGCTCACCACCAAGACCCAGGCGCTGAGCAGCGAAGCCAAGGGCTTCGCGCGCGCGATGACCTCGGCGTTCGCGCAATCGGTCACCGGCGGCAAGCAGTTCGAGGACGTGCTGAAGTCGCTGGCGCTGAAGGTCTCGGACCTCGCGCTGAAGGCGGCGCTGAAGCCGCTGACCACGAGCCTCGCCACCGGCTTCGACAGCCTGTTTTCGGGCCTGTTCGGCGGCTCGCTCGTCAAGAACGCCGATGGCGCCATCAAGCCGTTCGCGACCGGCGGCGTGATCGGCACGCCGACCTACTTCCCGATGCTCGGCGGCGGCGTCGGCCTCGCCGGTGAAGCGGGCCCCGAGGCGATCCTGCCGCTGGCGCGCGGCGCCGACGGCCGGCTCGGCGTCGCCTCCAGCGGCGGCGCCACCACCGTCAACATCCAGATCGCCACGCCCGACGCCGACAGCTTCCGCCGCTCCGAGACCTATCTGACCGGCCAGATCGCCCGTGCCGTCGCGCGCGGGCAGCGGGGCTTGTAG
- a CDS encoding TIGR02217 family protein: MTPFHEVLFPLDVALKSAGGPERRTEIVGFGSGREQRNARWADSRRRYDAGYGVKTFEALQQVVAFFEERRGPLTGFRWRDRMDCSSAAPGAPVSPLDQGIGIGDGTRASYQLVKTYGAGFAPYVRTITKPVAGSVRVAVGGAEAAAAAFACDPATGVVTFAPGHLPPSGAAVTAGFQFDVPVRFDTDYLEVDLSAFAAGAIPKIPLVEIRV, from the coding sequence ATGACCCCATTCCACGAAGTCCTGTTCCCGCTCGATGTCGCGCTGAAGAGCGCCGGCGGGCCGGAGCGGCGCACCGAGATCGTCGGCTTCGGCTCGGGCCGCGAACAGCGCAACGCGCGCTGGGCGGACTCGCGGCGGCGCTACGACGCCGGCTACGGCGTCAAGACGTTCGAGGCGCTGCAGCAGGTTGTGGCGTTCTTCGAAGAGCGCCGCGGCCCGCTCACCGGCTTCCGCTGGCGCGACCGGATGGACTGCAGTTCGGCCGCGCCCGGCGCGCCGGTGTCGCCGCTCGACCAGGGCATCGGCATCGGCGACGGCACGCGCGCCAGCTATCAACTCGTCAAGACCTACGGCGCGGGTTTTGCGCCCTATGTGCGCACCATCACTAAGCCGGTCGCCGGCAGCGTGCGCGTCGCAGTCGGCGGTGCCGAAGCCGCGGCCGCCGCGTTCGCTTGTGATCCCGCCACCGGCGTCGTCACCTTCGCGCCCGGCCATCTGCCGCCGTCCGGCGCCGCGGTGACCGCCGGCTTTCAGTTCGACGTGCCGGTGCGGTTCGACACCGACTATCTCGAAGTCGATCTCTCGGCGTTTGCCGCCGGCGCGATCCCGAAGATCCCGCTGGTCGAGATCAGGGTGTGA
- a CDS encoding DUF262 domain-containing protein, whose amino-acid sequence MTASQNLLPVYQTLDLPLKSILNEIHQSRWVLPAIQREFVWSDQQICRLFDSMMRGYPFGTFLFWQIEGSTASKFKFYEFMRRYHERDAKTCRELPALGDRQVIAVLDGQQRLTALNIGLAGSRAMKLPNKRRSNNQAYPETFLHLDLLGEGAEQEDGMVYDFRFLTLEKAAEQSRPAENHIWFRVGDSLQLKEGIGIFERVQQHELNRDQQTVAFERLDLLHRLVHKTPLISCYTERVQDLGRVLDIFIRMNSGGTVLSYSDLLFSIAVANWTELDARREVNEIVDALNGVGGGFSFSKDFVLKAGLMLAEIKSVGFKVENFDRTNMATLERAWPAIRQALDLTVRLVSNFGFTGQTLRADSALLPIAYYLFKRKAQQDFLTHSRHSDDRRNILRWLARSYLKASGIWGSGLDTLLTSLREVVATQGTNAFPATQIEEEMARRGKTLSFTPDELDDLVELPYGDSRTFALLTLIFETVDTSKSLHMDHIVPISKFKRRLLLAEGVQEAAIEEWSEQANTLPNLQLIEGAINQEKLAMMPADWLRMREPDDLRREKYIYLHMLEGLPEKLGDFEVFYQRRRRSLQSQIALLLGGSGAESASAPKSSAA is encoded by the coding sequence ATGACCGCTTCTCAGAACCTGCTGCCTGTATATCAAACTCTCGATCTTCCGCTGAAATCCATTCTCAATGAGATCCATCAGAGCCGCTGGGTTTTGCCAGCAATTCAACGCGAGTTCGTATGGAGCGATCAGCAGATATGTCGTCTCTTTGACTCGATGATGCGGGGTTATCCCTTCGGGACTTTTCTCTTCTGGCAGATCGAAGGTTCAACTGCATCGAAGTTCAAGTTTTACGAGTTTATGCGACGTTATCATGAGCGTGACGCAAAGACCTGTCGCGAGTTGCCAGCGCTTGGCGATCGGCAAGTGATAGCTGTACTTGATGGGCAGCAACGGCTCACAGCTTTAAACATCGGCTTGGCCGGCTCCCGTGCGATGAAACTTCCAAACAAGCGAAGGTCTAACAATCAAGCCTATCCCGAGACCTTCCTTCACCTGGATCTTCTTGGTGAAGGAGCTGAACAAGAAGATGGTATGGTCTATGATTTTCGCTTTCTCACGCTCGAAAAAGCTGCAGAGCAGAGCAGGCCGGCCGAGAACCATATTTGGTTTCGTGTGGGAGATTCGCTGCAGCTCAAGGAAGGAATTGGTATTTTCGAGCGGGTTCAACAGCACGAATTAAATCGCGATCAGCAAACAGTTGCGTTTGAACGCCTCGATCTTCTCCATCGCTTGGTGCACAAGACGCCTCTGATCTCTTGTTACACTGAGCGCGTTCAGGATCTTGGCCGTGTACTCGACATCTTTATACGGATGAACTCCGGTGGAACGGTCCTTTCTTATTCGGATCTTTTGTTCTCAATTGCGGTGGCAAATTGGACGGAGCTTGATGCAAGGCGCGAAGTCAATGAGATCGTCGATGCTTTAAACGGCGTAGGCGGCGGATTCTCATTCTCAAAGGATTTCGTTCTGAAGGCCGGCCTCATGCTGGCCGAAATAAAGTCTGTTGGTTTTAAGGTCGAGAATTTTGATCGGACCAATATGGCTACTCTTGAGAGAGCGTGGCCCGCAATCAGGCAGGCGCTCGATCTTACCGTCCGACTCGTGTCTAATTTTGGATTCACCGGGCAGACGCTTAGAGCCGACAGCGCACTACTGCCGATTGCGTATTATCTATTTAAACGAAAGGCACAGCAGGATTTTCTTACACACTCCCGACACTCGGATGATCGGCGTAATATTCTGCGCTGGTTGGCTCGCTCATATCTTAAGGCGTCGGGCATTTGGGGGTCGGGTCTCGATACTCTCCTAACCTCGCTCCGCGAGGTTGTTGCAACGCAGGGTACAAACGCATTCCCTGCAACCCAGATCGAAGAGGAGATGGCGAGGCGAGGTAAGACCTTGAGCTTTACCCCTGACGAACTTGATGATCTCGTCGAATTGCCTTATGGCGATTCGCGAACGTTTGCCTTGTTAACGTTGATCTTCGAGACAGTGGATACCAGCAAGTCGTTACACATGGATCATATTGTTCCTATTTCGAAGTTTAAACGGCGCCTTTTGCTTGCTGAGGGCGTGCAAGAAGCCGCAATAGAAGAGTGGTCTGAGCAAGCTAACACTTTGCCAAATCTTCAGTTGATTGAAGGAGCTATCAATCAAGAGAAATTGGCGATGATGCCTGCGGACTGGCTGCGCATGCGCGAGCCGGATGACCTGCGTCGCGAGAAATATATCTATCTCCACATGTTAGAAGGACTCCCAGAGAAGCTCGGAGATTTTGAGGTTTTCTACCAGAGGCGGCGTAGATCTCTTCAATCTCAGATTGCTTTATTGTTGGGCGGAAGTGGCGCCGAATCTGCAAGTGCACCGAAGTCATCGGCGGCTTGA
- a CDS encoding DUF2163 domain-containing protein: MLTIPTALQARLDAGVTTLAQCWIVRRRDGTVLGFTDHDRDLVIEGVSCRAGTGFSASEASQRFDLSVDGAEISGALDDDLLREADLAAGRFDAAAIESWLVDWSAPELRGLTARGTLGEVRREGSAFTAELRGLADLLSQETGRLYTASCSADLGDARCRVDLGSPARRGEGRVVAAPGTSTITVSGLDGFAPGLFTAGRLSWRSGANAGAAVEIKQHRIVGGEVRLSLWQVTAEPIAAGDSFVVTAGCDKLFATCRDRFGNSDNFRGFPQIPGNDFVVSYPVPGAPGNTGEPIGPVLRGDV, from the coding sequence ATGCTCACCATTCCCACCGCGTTGCAGGCCAGGCTCGATGCCGGCGTGACCACGCTGGCGCAGTGCTGGATCGTGCGACGGCGCGACGGCACGGTGCTCGGCTTCACCGATCACGACCGCGACCTTGTGATCGAGGGCGTGAGCTGCCGCGCCGGCACCGGGTTCTCGGCGTCGGAGGCGTCGCAGCGGTTCGATCTGTCGGTCGATGGCGCGGAGATTTCCGGTGCGCTCGATGACGATCTGCTGCGCGAGGCGGATCTCGCCGCCGGGCGCTTCGACGCGGCGGCGATCGAGAGCTGGCTGGTGGATTGGAGTGCGCCCGAGCTGCGGGGACTGACCGCGCGCGGCACGCTCGGCGAGGTGCGGCGCGAGGGCTCGGCGTTCACCGCGGAACTGCGTGGACTCGCCGACCTGTTGTCGCAGGAGACCGGCCGGCTCTACACCGCGAGCTGCAGCGCTGATCTCGGCGATGCGCGCTGCCGTGTCGATCTCGGCAGTCCGGCGCGGCGCGGCGAGGGGCGTGTCGTCGCGGCGCCGGGCACGTCGACCATCACGGTCTCCGGGCTCGACGGCTTTGCGCCCGGCCTGTTCACCGCCGGCCGGCTGAGCTGGCGCAGCGGCGCCAATGCCGGCGCGGCGGTCGAGATCAAGCAGCACCGCATCGTCGGCGGCGAGGTGCGGCTGTCGCTGTGGCAGGTGACGGCGGAGCCGATCGCGGCCGGCGACAGCTTCGTCGTCACTGCCGGCTGCGACAAGCTGTTTGCGACCTGCCGCGACCGCTTCGGCAACAGCGACAATTTCCGCGGCTTCCCGCAGATCCCCGGCAACGATTTCGTCGTCAGCTATCCGGTGCCCGGCGCGCCCGGCAACACCGGCGAGCCGATCGGTCCGGTGCTGCGCGGCGACGTCTAA
- a CDS encoding peptidase has translation MNQPIDRDALVAEARSWIGTSYRHQASVKGVGCDCLGLVRGVWRACLGEEPEAPPPYAPDWAEAGGDETLAAAALRHLVPVPCDAFDKADVLLFRWRDGCVAKHAAIASSATTMIHAHDGAAVCEVAITPWWRRRLAYAFTFPGVADPLR, from the coding sequence ATGAATCAGCCCATCGACCGCGACGCGCTGGTCGCCGAGGCGCGGAGCTGGATCGGCACAAGCTATCGGCATCAGGCGTCGGTGAAGGGCGTCGGCTGCGATTGCCTCGGCCTGGTTCGCGGGGTGTGGCGCGCCTGCCTCGGCGAGGAGCCGGAAGCGCCGCCGCCTTACGCGCCGGATTGGGCCGAGGCCGGCGGCGACGAGACGCTGGCGGCGGCAGCGCTGCGCCATCTGGTGCCGGTGCCGTGCGATGCGTTCGACAAAGCCGACGTGCTGCTGTTCCGCTGGCGTGACGGCTGCGTCGCCAAGCACGCCGCGATCGCCAGTTCGGCGACGACGATGATCCACGCGCATGACGGTGCGGCAGTGTGCGAGGTCGCGATCACGCCGTGGTGGCGGCGTCGGCTCGCCTATGCGTTCACGTTTCCCGGCGTTGCAGATCCGCTGCGTTGA
- a CDS encoding GFA family protein yields the protein MDNVSNVRTGGCHCGAVRFEVKLSDGFDSIRRCTCSYCRMRGAVVAMAEMGGIKILQGEEVLTTYRFHTRAAQHFFCSRCGIYTHHQRRSNQNLYAVNVACLDGVSPFDFTEVPVMDGINHTNDTGQPTRRAGTLRFIASE from the coding sequence ATGGACAACGTCAGCAACGTGCGGACCGGCGGGTGCCACTGCGGCGCAGTGCGCTTCGAGGTGAAGCTGAGCGACGGCTTCGACTCGATCCGGCGCTGCACCTGTTCGTATTGCCGGATGCGCGGCGCGGTGGTCGCGATGGCCGAGATGGGCGGGATCAAGATCCTGCAGGGCGAAGAGGTGCTGACGACCTATCGCTTCCACACCCGCGCGGCGCAGCACTTCTTCTGCTCACGCTGCGGCATCTACACCCACCATCAGCGGCGATCCAATCAGAACCTCTACGCCGTGAACGTCGCCTGCCTCGACGGCGTCAGCCCGTTCGATTTCACCGAGGTGCCGGTGATGGACGGCATCAATCACACCAACGACACCGGCCAGCCGACGCGCCGCGCCGGCACGCTGCGCTTCATCGCGTCGGAGTGA
- a CDS encoding MarR family winged helix-turn-helix transcriptional regulator — protein MIQANDAPFDHPANALVLEVFRLNGALIRFGDALVKPLGLTSARWQVLGSVAHGRGTFSVARLADNMGLARQSVQRIVDELAEAGLVGFAPNPAHKRAKLVLLTPRGERVFKQASEVWAPVADAMIAGADPRQLRKTRDALIALRERLDEQFSDRTS, from the coding sequence ATGATACAAGCCAATGACGCCCCGTTCGACCATCCCGCCAACGCCCTCGTGCTGGAGGTTTTCCGGCTCAACGGCGCGCTGATCAGGTTCGGCGATGCGTTGGTGAAGCCGCTCGGGCTGACCAGCGCGCGCTGGCAGGTGCTCGGTTCGGTTGCCCACGGCCGCGGCACGTTTTCGGTGGCGCGGCTGGCCGACAACATGGGCCTGGCCCGGCAATCGGTGCAGCGGATCGTCGATGAGCTGGCCGAAGCGGGGCTGGTCGGCTTTGCGCCGAACCCGGCGCACAAGCGCGCCAAGCTGGTGCTGCTGACGCCGCGCGGCGAGCGCGTGTTCAAGCAGGCGAGCGAAGTGTGGGCGCCGGTTGCCGACGCGATGATCGCCGGCGCCGATCCGCGCCAGCTGCGCAAGACCCGCGATGCGCTGATCGCGCTGCGCGAACGGCTCGACGAGCAATTCAGTGACAGGACTTCGTAA
- a CDS encoding cytochrome b → MALHSSSDQYGSVAVTIHWLTAVLIVIALLTGFRAAAAEDVATEAALLRVHLPAAALVLVLTVVRVVWWLGIDDKPEPIDGAPRSQQLVAGAVHLLFYVVVFGMIASGIGMMLASGAAPAIFSRDVPALPEFWHYRPRIPHGLGARLLVLLLIAHLAAALYHHLRGDRVFRRMWFGRNP, encoded by the coding sequence ATGGCGCTGCATAGCTCATCCGATCAATACGGCAGTGTCGCCGTGACGATCCATTGGCTCACCGCCGTCCTGATCGTGATCGCGCTGTTGACCGGTTTCCGTGCCGCGGCGGCCGAGGACGTGGCAACCGAGGCGGCGCTGCTCCGGGTGCATCTGCCGGCCGCGGCGCTGGTCCTCGTGCTCACCGTCGTGCGGGTGGTGTGGTGGCTCGGCATCGACGACAAGCCGGAGCCGATCGACGGCGCGCCGCGCTCGCAGCAGTTAGTCGCTGGCGCGGTGCATCTGTTGTTCTACGTGGTGGTGTTCGGCATGATCGCGAGCGGCATCGGCATGATGCTGGCGAGCGGCGCGGCGCCGGCGATCTTCTCGCGCGACGTCCCAGCGCTGCCGGAGTTCTGGCACTACCGGCCGCGTATCCCGCACGGGTTGGGCGCACGGCTGCTGGTGCTGTTGCTGATCGCGCATCTCGCGGCGGCGCTGTATCACCATTTGCGCGGCGACCGCGTGTTCCGCCGGATGTGGTTCGGCCGCAATCCGTAA